The sequence AACTACTTAACTTATCCTCAAGCAATTTTCGGTTACGAATTTCTTTGTGCAGCTTTTGAGTTAAACTTTCATTATCTGTTTGCGAAAGCGCAAGCAAACCTTGCAATTTCTGCAAAGCAAGCTGTACTTCCTCATCGCTGTTTCTACGGCTAATCAACAATAACGTCTCTTTGATTGTGTTATTTAATGCGTCAGCCGCACAACTATCATTAACGGTTGAGGAATTTTCAAATTCTTGCATAAAAAAAACAAATCAAATTATTGATTGCAAAGAAATTTATTTACAGCAACAGCAATACTTAAGAAAGAACGTACAAATCGACTCACTTACCATTACTGCTATATCAAGCAGCCTATATTAGTTTATTGCTAGCCGTGAGGGGAACTTTCAAACCGTTAGTTGAAATATGGTGCTGCCATTGAACAATAATTACACTGACTTCAATTTTATGACAAGTATAATTTGGTATATTATGCTTTTTTTTGATATATATCTTATTAACTTTATGAAATAGCTTGTAAAAGATGATTAGATAGTTCGCAGAAACCTTTACCTTCGCTAGCCTGAGTTATATAAGTTGGTTGATGCTGCAATTTACTAACGTATTCCAACACATTGGCAACACCCACCGAGACACCAAAATAACTTTTATCAAATAAACTTTCGTCATTAGGGCTATCCCCGACAGTAACAACTTCATCTGAGGTATATTCAGGAAAATATTCTTGTAGTATTTGCGATAACCCCACAGCCTTATCTTGTCCTAAAGGTTTGATATGGCACTGAACATTACTGTAAGTAAATCCCCAACCTAACTCCTGACATTGATGCTGCATGGTTTGTAATGAGTCGATACTTAAACCTGCCACATCAAACGTCCAATCCGTAACGCGAAAACGGTTATCGTTAGATTCTTTTATTTGAGGGAAATCAAGCTGTAATTCATGAAAAACAGATGCTAAATCCCTTCTATGCTGACTTAAATCTTGTATCGGTGTAATAGCTACAGATTGCTCGCTTTGCGAAGGATAGAATAAACCGCCATTTTCAGCGATCGCACCAAATACTGGTAAATAATATGCCAAACCACTAACCCAACCAGCGGA comes from Rivularia sp. PCC 7116 and encodes:
- a CDS encoding HAD family hydrolase, producing MSCLPLPQHQENNCFSKIRLVATDMDGTLTTEGKFTDTLLQALQDLAAANITVIIVTGRSAGWVSGLAYYLPVFGAIAENGGLFYPSQSEQSVAITPIQDLSQHRRDLASVFHELQLDFPQIKESNDNRFRVTDWTFDVAGLSIDSLQTMQHQCQELGWGFTYSNVQCHIKPLGQDKAVGLSQILQEYFPEYTSDEVVTVGDSPNDESLFDKSYFGVSVGVANVLEYVSKLQHQPTYITQASEGKGFCELSNHLLQAIS